In Actinomadura luzonensis, a single window of DNA contains:
- the leuE gene encoding leucine efflux protein LeuE: MFFGITDFWAYVIGAFLIILLPGPNSLYVLSFAAQHGVRQGYRAAAGVFVGDTVLMVLTAAGAASLLRSNPILFMVVKYAGAGYLAWVGFQMIRGAWRSWRARGRGTEAAVPAQAAVEHQPRPFRKALTISLLNPKAILFFVSFFVQFVDPAYSAPALSFLILGAVIQVFSFLYLTSLIFGGTFLAAQFRRHQRVSAGLTSCVGAVFLGFGAKLATASLG; the protein is encoded by the coding sequence GTGTTCTTCGGCATCACCGATTTCTGGGCCTATGTGATCGGCGCCTTCCTGATCATCCTCCTGCCCGGCCCCAACTCCCTCTACGTGCTCAGCTTCGCCGCTCAGCACGGCGTCCGCCAGGGCTACCGGGCCGCCGCCGGGGTCTTCGTCGGCGACACCGTGCTGATGGTCCTCACCGCCGCCGGCGCGGCCTCCCTGCTGCGCTCGAACCCGATCCTGTTCATGGTCGTCAAGTACGCCGGCGCCGGCTACCTGGCGTGGGTCGGCTTCCAGATGATCAGGGGCGCCTGGCGCTCCTGGCGGGCGCGGGGGCGGGGCACGGAGGCCGCCGTCCCGGCGCAGGCCGCCGTGGAGCACCAGCCGCGCCCGTTCCGCAAGGCGCTGACGATCAGCCTGCTCAACCCGAAGGCGATCCTGTTCTTCGTCTCGTTCTTCGTGCAGTTCGTGGATCCGGCCTACAGCGCGCCGGCGTTGTCGTTCCTGATCCTCGGCGCGGTCATCCAGGTCTTCAGTTTTCTCTACCTGACGTCGCTGATCTTCGGCGGCACTTTCCTGGCCGCCCAGTTCCGCCGGCACCAGCGGGTCAGCGCCGGGCTGACCTCGTGCGTCGGGGCCGTCTTCCTGGGGTTCGGCGCGAAGCTGGCCACCGCTTCACTGGGCTGA
- a CDS encoding isocitrate lyase/PEP mutase family protein: MNAAQRFRDLHRPGRPFLLPNAWDYGSAAALAASGFPAIGTTSLGVAAVHGRPDAAGVTRAETVELAEAIKGLGVLVTVDVEGGFSDDPAEVSALVAGLAALGVAGVNIEDGRPDGTLRPIGLQQEIIQAALGHGVFVNARTDTCWLRTGDTLERVRAYGHADGVFVPGLTGLDAVAEVAAATPLPLNVLHQPDGPTLAELGAAGVARVSTGSLLYRAALQGALATALAVQGRPAPPVPTYAETAAMLPQPG; this comes from the coding sequence GTGAACGCCGCCCAGCGCTTCCGCGACCTGCACCGCCCCGGCCGGCCGTTCCTGCTGCCCAACGCCTGGGACTACGGCTCGGCCGCCGCCCTGGCCGCGTCGGGCTTCCCCGCGATCGGCACCACCAGTCTCGGCGTGGCCGCCGTGCACGGCAGGCCGGACGCGGCCGGCGTCACCCGGGCCGAGACCGTCGAGCTGGCCGAGGCGATCAAGGGCCTCGGCGTGCTGGTCACCGTGGACGTCGAGGGCGGCTTCAGCGACGACCCGGCCGAGGTGTCCGCCCTGGTGGCGGGCCTGGCCGCGCTGGGCGTGGCGGGCGTGAACATCGAGGACGGCCGCCCCGACGGCACCCTGCGCCCGATCGGCCTCCAGCAGGAGATCATCCAGGCGGCCCTGGGGCACGGCGTGTTCGTCAACGCCCGCACCGACACCTGCTGGCTGCGCACCGGCGACACGCTGGAGCGGGTGCGCGCGTACGGGCACGCCGACGGCGTCTTCGTGCCCGGGCTCACCGGCCTGGACGCGGTCGCCGAGGTCGCGGCGGCCACGCCGCTGCCGCTCAACGTGCTGCACCAGCCGGACGGGCCCACCCTGGCCGAGCTCGGCGCGGCCGGGGTGGCGCGGGTGAGCACCGGGTCGCTGCTGTACCGGGCCGCGCTGCAGGGGGCGCTCGCGACGGCGCTCGCCGTGCAGGGCCGGCCCGCGCCGCCCGTCCCGACGTACGCGGAGACCGCCGCGATGCTCCCCCAGCCGGGATAA
- a CDS encoding DMT family transporter — MTVLAAVIALVGSLFFALGAALQQFEAAGSAKPGLLTLLRRPRWLAGGASILAGGGLHIVALGLGPLTVVQPMGVASLLFALPIAATLHGRRPSRKELGAAGVVAAGLVGLVLMVPESEGPTRLAPDGVLILLAVSGIAAVLLWAGARVASPAARAALLATSSGVLYGATATLMRVLVDGGWNWWYLLALPAPALLALMMLQRAYAVGHFGVSFASLQVADPLTAVAFGALLLGEPLPTGVAPVAAALLTAAGTVALARTSPLEARTEPA, encoded by the coding sequence ATGACTGTACTGGCCGCGGTGATCGCCCTGGTCGGTTCGTTGTTCTTCGCGCTCGGCGCGGCCCTTCAGCAGTTCGAGGCGGCCGGCTCGGCGAAGCCGGGACTCCTGACGCTGCTGCGCCGGCCGCGCTGGCTGGCCGGCGGCGCGTCCATCCTGGCGGGCGGCGGCCTGCACATCGTCGCGCTCGGCCTCGGCCCGCTGACCGTCGTGCAGCCGATGGGCGTGGCCAGCCTGCTGTTCGCGCTGCCCATCGCCGCCACGCTGCACGGCCGCCGGCCCTCGCGCAAGGAGCTGGGCGCGGCCGGGGTGGTGGCGGCGGGCCTGGTCGGCCTCGTGCTGATGGTGCCGGAGTCCGAGGGGCCGACCCGGCTCGCCCCGGACGGCGTGCTCATCCTCCTCGCCGTGTCCGGGATCGCGGCGGTGCTGCTCTGGGCCGGCGCGCGGGTGGCCTCGCCGGCCGCGCGGGCGGCGCTGCTCGCCACCAGCTCCGGCGTCCTGTACGGCGCCACGGCCACCCTCATGCGGGTGCTCGTGGACGGCGGCTGGAACTGGTGGTACCTGCTGGCCCTGCCGGCGCCCGCGCTGCTGGCGCTGATGATGCTGCAGCGGGCCTACGCCGTCGGGCACTTCGGCGTGTCGTTCGCCTCGCTGCAGGTCGCCGACCCGCTGACGGCGGTCGCCTTCGGCGCGCTGCTGCTCGGCGAGCCGCTGCCGACCGGGGTCGCGCCGGTCGCGGCCGCCCTGCTGACCGCCGCCGGCACCGTCGCGCTGGCGCGCACCAGCCCCCTGGAGGCGCGCACCGAGCCCGCCTGA
- a CDS encoding glycosyltransferase: MPLHSVSDRAELAPAPERPRRVLISTDTYPPDVNGAAYFTHRLATGLAERGNQVHVVCQSEHGPASADVVDGVVVHRLRSAPLLVHPTMRVTVPARLDRLVADIRPDVLHTQGHFVVGRAAIGAARRAGVPVVATNHFMPDNLFQFAHIPARLRAGAGRLAWRDFSRIFNRADHVTTPTPLAAKLLADQGFAREVEPVSCGIDLTRFHPHAEPKAWARRLFGLPDRPTALFVGRLDEEKRIDELIRALPLVLNETDAQVALVGKGSQREELERLAHRIGVGDRVFFLGFVPDETMPQAYAAADVFAMPGIAELQSIATLEAMATGLPVIAADAMALPHLVVCNGHLFQPGDVVGLARHLTRVLTDDVLRARYGAASRELALTHDHQASLARFEAIYDEVTR; this comes from the coding sequence ATGCCCCTGCACAGCGTCAGCGACCGCGCCGAGCTCGCCCCCGCCCCCGAGCGCCCTCGCCGGGTGCTGATCTCGACCGACACCTACCCGCCCGACGTCAACGGCGCCGCCTACTTCACCCACCGTCTGGCCACCGGCCTCGCCGAGCGCGGCAACCAGGTGCACGTGGTCTGCCAGTCGGAGCACGGCCCGGCCAGCGCCGACGTCGTGGACGGCGTGGTCGTGCACCGGCTGCGCTCGGCGCCGCTGCTGGTCCACCCGACGATGCGGGTCACCGTCCCGGCCCGGCTCGACCGGCTGGTCGCCGACATCCGGCCCGACGTGCTGCACACGCAGGGCCACTTCGTGGTCGGCCGGGCCGCCATCGGCGCGGCCCGCCGCGCGGGCGTCCCCGTCGTCGCCACCAACCACTTCATGCCCGACAACCTCTTCCAGTTCGCCCACATCCCGGCGCGGCTGCGGGCCGGGGCGGGCCGGCTGGCCTGGCGCGACTTCAGCCGGATCTTCAACCGGGCCGACCACGTCACCACGCCCACCCCGCTGGCCGCCAAGCTGCTGGCCGACCAGGGGTTCGCACGCGAGGTGGAGCCGGTGTCCTGCGGCATCGACCTGACCAGGTTCCACCCGCACGCCGAGCCGAAGGCGTGGGCGCGCAGGCTGTTCGGGCTGCCCGACCGGCCGACCGCGCTGTTCGTCGGCCGCCTGGACGAGGAGAAGCGCATCGACGAGCTGATCCGCGCGCTGCCCCTGGTGCTCAACGAGACCGACGCGCAGGTCGCGCTGGTCGGCAAGGGCAGCCAGCGGGAGGAGCTGGAGCGCCTGGCGCACCGGATCGGGGTGGGCGACCGGGTGTTCTTCCTCGGCTTCGTCCCCGACGAGACCATGCCGCAGGCCTACGCCGCGGCCGACGTGTTCGCCATGCCGGGCATCGCCGAGCTGCAGAGCATCGCCACGCTGGAGGCCATGGCGACCGGCCTGCCGGTGATCGCGGCCGACGCCATGGCGCTGCCGCACCTGGTGGTCTGCAACGGCCACCTGTTCCAGCCGGGCGACGTGGTCGGGCTGGCCCGCCACCTGACCCGCGTCCTCACCGACGACGTCCTGCGCGCCAGGTACGGCGCGGCCAGCAGGGAGCTGGCGCTCACCCACGACCACCAGGCGTCGCTGGCCCGGTTCGAGGCGATCTACGACGAGGTGACGCGATGA
- a CDS encoding cytochrome P450 produces MFITRHAEALAVLADTRYVPPPVRQDGREGTLAWLRAHVSRFSTGDTHAARRRLVEERLAGLDPAALRDAARTATLEARGDWRGVPTRVLGAALGVADPDALPAPVAAAAAGYLSGEESPRADAAVAALLDRADLPAVTLLLQAHSAVETLIEHALPHLAQPGDVEALLRETLRHDPPLKATRRLDTRTGDEVTLDLTAANRDPDVFPDPGRFDPARGQAPHLTFGAGVRPCPAPAHALALAAGVLEGLRDGGRR; encoded by the coding sequence ATGTTCATCACCCGTCACGCCGAAGCCCTGGCGGTGCTCGCCGACACCCGGTACGTGCCGCCTCCCGTACGTCAGGACGGCCGCGAGGGGACGCTCGCCTGGCTGCGCGCCCACGTCTCGCGGTTCAGCACCGGCGACACGCACGCCGCCCGCCGCCGCCTGGTCGAGGAGCGCCTGGCCGGCCTGGACCCCGCCGCCTTGCGCGACGCCGCCCGCACCGCGACCCTGGAGGCGCGCGGCGACTGGCGGGGCGTGCCGACGCGGGTGCTCGGCGCCGCGCTCGGCGTCGCGGACCCCGATGCCCTGCCCGCGCCGGTCGCCGCCGCCGCGGCCGGCTACCTGTCGGGCGAGGAGAGCCCGCGGGCCGACGCCGCCGTCGCCGCCCTTTTGGACCGGGCCGACCTCCCGGCCGTGACTCTGCTCCTCCAGGCCCACTCCGCCGTCGAGACCCTGATCGAGCACGCCCTGCCGCACCTGGCCCAGCCGGGTGACGTCGAGGCGCTGCTCCGCGAGACGCTCCGGCACGACCCGCCGCTCAAGGCCACCCGCAGGCTGGACACCCGCACCGGCGACGAGGTGACCCTCGACCTGACGGCCGCCAACAGGGACCCGGACGTCTTCCCCGACCCCGGCCGGTTCGACCCGGCCCGCGGGCAGGCCCCGCACCTGACGTTCGGCGCGGGCGTGCGGCCCTGCCCGGCGCCCGCGCACGCGCTCGCCCTCGCCGCCGGCGTGCTGGAGGGCCTGCGGGACGGGGGACGCCGGTGA
- a CDS encoding BTAD domain-containing putative transcriptional regulator yields MRFQILGPTAALGEDGEPVALGGPRVRALLALLALHAGRVVAADRLVAGLYGPEPPEGVANALQSQVSRLRRALGRDLVEFHPAGYRLAADPSEVDARRFEQLAADGRRALAAGDPGRAAELLREGLELWRGAPLADAPHAGGAATALEELRLAAVEDRVQADLDLGRHRELAGELRGLIAAHPLRERLRAQLMRALYGSGRQAEALTVYDEARKTLGEELGVEPGAELAAAHLAVLRADPALGAPAPPVTRQRQGLRAQLTSFVGRAEELAQVRARLRADRLVTLIGPGGAGKTRLAAEAAAQEPEDVCFVPLAPVSDSSDVPAAVLAALGVREALRPADRPVDPLTRLATALAGRELLLVLDNCEHVITATAELTDHLLACCPGLRVLATGREALGITGESILPVAPLPLPPPEAGDPLAYPAVRLFADRAAAVRPGFAVDAGNAAQVVRICRALDGLPLAIELAAARLRTLSVADVAARLDDRFRLLARGSRTALPRHQTLHAVVAWSWDLLDADEQRLAARLSVFVGGARPEAAERVCGLPEEVLFSLAEKSLVEQVGGRYRMLETIQAFCAERLAESGEAAALRDAHTGYCLDLVLAADARLRTREQLPWLARLDEESDDVNAALRWAIETGQVETALRLLAHSACYWWMRGHRATSAALAADLLATLGERRPPELMEEYVMCVLVSAWAGTADRRARERLEEVRTLLPVTYLPERVEFLMMLLSMLTGPPGDFAEAYELVTAIMDGLPPWQRALSHSGAAFVLQALGRIEEALEHFEQGRAEFTEIGERWGLTLVLSGLGALYQEQGDYRRACALAEEALATARELGAVTETAEALCRRGDALQHLGEPARARADYLLAVELSGRNGSGEMLAWAHLGLAEVALRDGAPGQARALLRRAREECPEDWFSAHDTRVRIDAALAQAGAPAGGPVSGTVSER; encoded by the coding sequence ATGCGCTTCCAGATCCTCGGGCCCACGGCCGCGCTGGGCGAGGACGGCGAGCCGGTCGCGCTCGGCGGCCCGCGGGTGCGGGCGCTGCTCGCGCTGCTGGCCCTGCACGCCGGGCGCGTGGTCGCCGCGGACCGGCTCGTCGCCGGCCTGTACGGCCCGGAGCCGCCCGAAGGCGTGGCCAACGCGCTGCAGTCGCAGGTGTCCCGGCTGCGCCGGGCGCTCGGCCGGGATCTGGTGGAGTTCCATCCGGCCGGCTACCGGCTGGCCGCCGACCCGTCCGAGGTGGACGCCCGCCGCTTCGAGCAGCTCGCCGCCGACGGCCGCCGGGCGCTCGCGGCCGGCGACCCGGGCCGGGCCGCGGAGCTGCTGCGCGAGGGGCTGGAGCTGTGGCGGGGCGCGCCGCTGGCCGACGCCCCGCACGCCGGGGGCGCGGCGACCGCGCTGGAGGAGCTGCGCCTGGCCGCCGTGGAGGACCGCGTGCAGGCCGACCTCGACCTCGGCCGGCACCGCGAGCTGGCCGGCGAGCTGCGCGGCCTGATCGCCGCGCACCCGCTGCGCGAGCGGCTGCGCGCCCAGCTCATGCGGGCTTTGTACGGCAGCGGCCGGCAGGCCGAGGCGCTGACCGTCTACGACGAGGCCAGGAAGACCCTCGGCGAGGAGCTGGGCGTCGAGCCGGGCGCCGAGCTGGCCGCCGCGCACCTCGCCGTGTTACGGGCCGACCCGGCGCTCGGCGCGCCCGCGCCCCCGGTCACCCGGCAGCGGCAGGGGCTGCGGGCGCAGCTCACCAGCTTCGTCGGCCGGGCCGAGGAGCTGGCCCAGGTGCGCGCCCGGCTGCGGGCCGACCGGCTGGTGACGCTGATCGGCCCGGGCGGCGCGGGCAAGACCAGGCTCGCGGCCGAGGCGGCCGCGCAGGAGCCGGAGGACGTCTGCTTCGTCCCGCTCGCCCCGGTCTCCGACAGCTCGGACGTGCCCGCCGCCGTGCTGGCGGCGCTCGGCGTCCGCGAGGCCCTGCGGCCCGCCGACCGGCCCGTGGACCCGCTGACCCGGCTGGCGACCGCGCTCGCCGGCCGCGAGCTGCTGCTCGTGCTGGACAACTGCGAGCACGTGATCACGGCCACCGCCGAGCTGACCGACCATCTGCTGGCCTGCTGTCCCGGCCTGCGGGTGCTGGCCACCGGGCGGGAGGCGCTGGGCATCACCGGCGAGTCGATCCTGCCCGTCGCGCCGCTGCCGCTGCCGCCGCCCGAGGCCGGCGACCCGCTGGCCTATCCGGCGGTGCGGCTGTTCGCCGACCGGGCGGCCGCCGTGCGGCCCGGCTTCGCCGTGGACGCGGGCAACGCGGCGCAGGTGGTGCGCATCTGCCGGGCGCTCGACGGGCTGCCGCTCGCCATCGAGCTGGCCGCGGCGCGGCTGCGCACGCTGTCGGTCGCGGACGTGGCGGCGCGGCTGGACGACCGGTTCCGGCTGCTGGCCCGGGGCAGCCGCACGGCGTTGCCCCGGCACCAGACGTTGCACGCGGTCGTGGCCTGGAGCTGGGACCTGCTGGACGCCGACGAGCAGCGCCTGGCCGCGCGGCTCAGCGTGTTCGTGGGCGGGGCGCGGCCCGAGGCGGCCGAGCGGGTGTGCGGGCTGCCGGAGGAGGTGTTGTTCTCGCTGGCGGAGAAGTCGCTGGTGGAGCAGGTCGGCGGGCGCTACCGGATGCTGGAGACGATTCAGGCGTTCTGCGCGGAGCGGCTGGCGGAGTCGGGTGAGGCGGCGGCGCTCCGCGACGCCCACACCGGCTACTGCCTGGACCTGGTGCTGGCGGCCGACGCCCGGCTGCGCACCCGCGAGCAGTTGCCCTGGCTGGCCCGCCTGGACGAGGAGAGCGACGACGTCAACGCGGCCCTGCGCTGGGCGATCGAGACCGGCCAGGTGGAGACCGCGCTGCGGCTGCTGGCCCACAGCGCCTGCTACTGGTGGATGCGCGGCCACCGCGCCACCAGCGCCGCCCTCGCCGCCGACCTGCTGGCCACGCTCGGCGAGCGCCGCCCGCCGGAGCTGATGGAGGAGTACGTGATGTGCGTGCTCGTCTCCGCCTGGGCCGGCACCGCCGACCGGCGGGCACGCGAGCGCCTGGAGGAGGTGCGGACGCTGCTGCCGGTCACCTACCTGCCGGAGCGGGTGGAGTTCCTGATGATGCTGCTGTCCATGCTCACCGGCCCGCCAGGGGACTTCGCGGAGGCCTACGAGCTGGTCACGGCCATAATGGACGGCCTGCCGCCGTGGCAGCGGGCGCTGTCGCACAGCGGGGCGGCGTTCGTGCTGCAGGCGCTCGGCCGCATCGAGGAGGCGCTGGAGCATTTCGAGCAGGGCCGGGCGGAGTTCACCGAGATCGGCGAGCGGTGGGGCCTGACGCTGGTGCTGTCCGGGCTCGGCGCGTTGTACCAGGAGCAGGGCGACTACCGGCGGGCGTGCGCGCTCGCCGAGGAGGCGCTGGCCACGGCGCGCGAGCTGGGCGCGGTGACGGAGACCGCCGAGGCGCTGTGCCGGCGCGGCGACGCGCTCCAGCACCTGGGCGAGCCGGCGCGGGCGCGGGCCGACTACCTGCTCGCCGTCGAGCTGTCCGGCCGCAACGGCTCCGGCGAGATGCTGGCCTGGGCGCATCTCGGGCTGGCCGAGGTGGCGCTGCGGGACGGCGCGCCCGGGCAGGCGCGGGCCCTGCTGCGGCGGGCCCGCGAGGAGTGCCCGGAGGACTGGTTCAGCGCCCACGACACCCGCGTCCGCATCGACGCGGCGCTGGCGCAGGCGGGCGCACCGGCAGGCGGGCCGGTCAGCGGAACGGTCAGCGAGCGGTAG
- a CDS encoding VC0807 family protein, whose amino-acid sequence MTLPRLGALAREAAPKLLEAVVAPLAVFYLAMVVLGFKWALIATVAWVYLGVAWRLIRRVKVPATMYLAAFAITVRALVSFWTGTWMWFFIQPELGTICISMAFLASVRLNRPLVQKLTLDYIHLPSAVLRHERIRRFFARITLLWAFVLLMNSTLSIALAVYESLGGSLGAFMVLRTSAVAVISGLAITFSVWAFKRVLRRLHVAHA is encoded by the coding sequence GTGACCCTCCCCCGCCTCGGCGCGCTGGCCCGCGAGGCGGCGCCCAAGCTGCTCGAAGCCGTCGTGGCCCCGCTGGCGGTGTTCTATCTCGCCATGGTGGTCCTCGGGTTCAAGTGGGCGTTGATCGCCACCGTCGCCTGGGTCTACCTCGGCGTGGCGTGGCGGCTGATCAGGCGGGTGAAGGTGCCCGCCACCATGTACCTCGCGGCGTTCGCGATCACCGTGCGCGCCCTCGTGTCGTTCTGGACCGGCACCTGGATGTGGTTCTTCATCCAGCCGGAGCTGGGCACGATCTGCATCAGCATGGCCTTCCTCGCCTCCGTCCGGCTCAACCGGCCGCTGGTGCAGAAGCTCACGCTCGACTACATCCACCTGCCGTCGGCGGTGCTCAGGCACGAGCGCATCCGCAGGTTCTTCGCCCGGATCACGCTGCTGTGGGCGTTCGTGCTGCTGATGAACTCGACGCTGAGCATCGCGCTGGCCGTGTACGAGAGCCTGGGCGGCTCGCTCGGCGCGTTCATGGTGCTGCGCACCTCAGCGGTGGCCGTGATCAGCGGGCTGGCGATCACGTTCTCGGTGTGGGCCTTCAAGCGGGTGCTGCGCCGGCTGCACGTCGCGCACGCCTGA
- a CDS encoding DUF998 domain-containing protein, with the protein MTPRWSVAGTLAGTLASAAALAWAELTLPAQPLLSDYALVPGGMMPVLAGMLALAGACLCLAYGLATAEPARTAATRVLLLAGAAGLMMSAVFPTDPGTAQVGTLSGEIHRWSAAVVFTSLPVAGWSLARGRAAAARWNAVRAVSVASALTLAVYLAAHPAAVTSPLIGGASYYGLLERAVVLAEMTLLVTMALAATARRVTGRAAAPVPVEAVPPRDSSRLAA; encoded by the coding sequence ATGACACCGCGCTGGAGCGTGGCGGGGACGCTCGCCGGCACGCTCGCCTCGGCGGCGGCGCTGGCCTGGGCCGAGCTCACCCTGCCCGCCCAGCCGCTGCTCAGCGACTACGCGCTGGTTCCCGGCGGGATGATGCCGGTGCTCGCCGGGATGCTGGCGCTCGCGGGGGCGTGCCTGTGTCTCGCGTACGGGCTGGCGACGGCCGAGCCGGCGCGCACCGCCGCCACCCGCGTGCTGCTGCTGGCCGGGGCCGCCGGCCTGATGATGAGCGCGGTCTTCCCGACCGACCCCGGCACCGCGCAGGTCGGCACCCTGTCCGGGGAGATCCACCGCTGGTCGGCGGCCGTGGTCTTCACCTCGCTGCCGGTCGCCGGCTGGAGCCTGGCGCGAGGCCGGGCGGCGGCGGCCCGCTGGAACGCGGTGCGGGCCGTGAGCGTGGCCTCGGCCCTGACGCTCGCCGTGTACCTGGCAGCGCACCCGGCCGCCGTCACCTCGCCGCTGATCGGCGGCGCTTCCTACTACGGGCTGCTGGAGCGGGCCGTGGTGCTGGCCGAGATGACGCTCCTCGTCACGATGGCGCTGGCCGCGACGGCGCGCCGCGTCACCGGGCGGGCCGCGGCCCCCGTGCCGGTGGAGGCCGTCCCGCCGCGGGACTCCTCCCGGCTGGCCGCCTGA
- a CDS encoding sensor histidine kinase — MRLLRPLRRESRREVVVDLLLWVFLLAFVAAMGPDPTADPAAFATVTVPRLALATAAVLVGRRWPLAALVLLLPLGPWRFSDGFATVDLTWLLPRRDVKILPLVATSPFIVWYAYLTGRRAAGAWPPVVAFGLIAAVGVAVVLAAGGDLALWVSMVTGLVGTYLVPYLLGVLRRLLLQQRRQARLSAEAQARLRERARIARDMHDSLGHDLALIAVRAAGLEVAPGLAPAQARAAGELRVAAAEATERLRQIIGLLREDADPAPLSPVDEDVAELVGRARDSGMAITLDLAAGPVPGLAHAVVQEGLTNAAKHAPGAAVRVTVEPHRVSVRNGPPRGRPAARRGGLGLTGLRERVRLAGGTLTAGPVDGGFELAVELPLAGEEDPRGSGGRP, encoded by the coding sequence GTGAGACTTCTGCGGCCGCTGCGCAGGGAGAGCCGCCGCGAGGTGGTCGTCGACCTGCTGCTCTGGGTGTTCCTCCTCGCCTTCGTCGCCGCCATGGGGCCCGACCCCACCGCGGATCCGGCCGCCTTCGCGACGGTGACCGTGCCGCGGCTCGCCCTCGCGACGGCGGCGGTGCTGGTGGGGCGGCGGTGGCCGCTCGCGGCCCTGGTGCTGCTGCTGCCGCTCGGCCCGTGGCGCTTCAGCGACGGCTTCGCGACGGTGGACCTGACCTGGCTGCTGCCCCGGCGCGACGTGAAGATCCTGCCGCTGGTGGCGACCTCGCCGTTCATCGTCTGGTACGCCTACTTGACCGGGCGGCGGGCGGCCGGGGCGTGGCCGCCGGTCGTGGCGTTCGGCCTCATCGCGGCGGTCGGGGTGGCGGTCGTGCTCGCCGCCGGCGGCGACCTCGCGCTCTGGGTGTCGATGGTGACCGGGCTGGTCGGCACGTATCTGGTGCCGTACCTGCTGGGCGTGCTGCGGCGGCTGCTGCTCCAGCAGCGCCGCCAGGCCAGGCTGTCGGCCGAGGCGCAGGCCCGGCTGCGCGAGCGGGCCAGGATCGCCCGCGACATGCACGACTCGCTCGGCCACGACCTGGCCCTCATCGCGGTCCGCGCCGCCGGGCTGGAGGTGGCGCCCGGGCTGGCCCCGGCGCAGGCCAGGGCGGCGGGGGAGCTGCGGGTGGCGGCGGCCGAGGCCACCGAGCGGCTGCGGCAGATCATCGGGCTGCTGCGCGAGGACGCCGACCCGGCGCCGCTGTCGCCCGTGGACGAGGACGTGGCCGAGCTGGTCGGCCGGGCCAGGGACTCCGGCATGGCGATCACCCTCGACCTGGCGGCGGGCCCGGTGCCCGGCCTGGCGCACGCCGTCGTCCAGGAGGGGCTGACCAACGCCGCCAAGCACGCGCCCGGGGCCGCCGTGCGGGTCACGGTCGAGCCGCACCGGGTGAGCGTGCGCAACGGCCCGCCGCGCGGCCGGCCCGCCGCCCGCCGCGGCGGCCTGGGGCTGACCGGCCTGCGCGAACGCGTCCGGCTGGCGGGCGGCACGCTGACCGCCGGGCCCGTGGACGGCGGCTTCGAGCTGGCCGTCGAGCTCCCCCTCGCGGGGGAGGAGGATCCCCGCGGCTCGGGAGGCCGCCCGTAG
- a CDS encoding DedA family protein, with protein sequence MSHAVLDLVQQVMSSPWLYVALFALAVLDGFFPVVPAETSVITAAVFAASGETNLALVIVVAALGAFAGDHVSYLIGNKSAGRLRGRKAFVWARDALAERGGLVLVVARYIPGGRTATTLTMGAVRHPLRSFTFFDAIAAVSWALYSGLIGFFGGMAFENDPIKGLLLGLGIALSVTAVVEVVRWARKRRAIQPSPERLPADTSV encoded by the coding sequence ATGTCGCATGCCGTTCTCGACCTGGTCCAGCAGGTCATGTCGTCGCCCTGGCTCTACGTCGCGCTGTTCGCGCTGGCCGTGCTCGACGGGTTCTTCCCGGTCGTGCCGGCCGAGACGTCGGTGATCACGGCGGCGGTGTTCGCCGCGTCGGGGGAGACGAACCTCGCGCTGGTGATCGTGGTCGCGGCGCTCGGCGCGTTCGCCGGCGACCACGTCTCGTACCTGATCGGCAACAAGTCCGCCGGGCGGCTGCGGGGCAGGAAGGCGTTCGTCTGGGCGCGCGACGCGCTGGCCGAGCGGGGCGGGCTGGTGCTCGTCGTGGCCCGCTACATCCCGGGCGGACGGACCGCGACCACGCTCACCATGGGCGCGGTGCGGCACCCGCTGCGCTCGTTCACGTTCTTCGACGCGATCGCCGCGGTCTCGTGGGCGCTCTACTCGGGGCTGATCGGGTTCTTCGGCGGGATGGCGTTCGAGAACGACCCGATCAAGGGGCTGCTGCTGGGCCTCGGCATCGCGCTGTCCGTCACCGCGGTCGTCGAGGTCGTGCGGTGGGCCAGGAAGCGGCGCGCCATCCAGCCTTCCCCGGAACGTCTTCCCGCGGACACGTCCGTTTGA